The Temnothorax longispinosus isolate EJ_2023e chromosome 12, Tlon_JGU_v1, whole genome shotgun sequence genome includes a window with the following:
- the LOC139822687 gene encoding uncharacterized protein, with the protein MTEILNIESEPVFDDRIVKIETHTNNPYANTTFDYSDEIRIPIQQQDLYTLPCESFFYVEGTLTVTRAADQVDNVVLGTNCVAFMFDEIRYEFDGMKIDRCRNVEITSTLKIYVTVSSDRSVILRNAGWDLQNNPNGYFNFCVPLNLLLGFCEDYKRVVINARHELILIRARNDNNSVVGSLALEPTIKILKIQWRMPHVVLNEIALEDRRYLSMGFRSWDLYEYPLLQNTTKHSWAH; encoded by the coding sequence ATGACTGAAATTCTCAACATCGAAAGCGAACCGGTCTTTGACGATCGAATCGTCAAGATCGAGACTCACACGAACAATccgtacgccaacacaacATTTGACTATAGcgacgagatacgaatacccatacaacagcaggatCTGTATACGTTGCCGTGCGAAAGTTTTTTCTACGTCGAAGGAACATTGACGGTGACCAGAGCAGCCGACCAAGTCGATAACGTGGTATTGGGTACTAATTGCGTCGCGTTCATGTTCGACGAGATTCGATACGAGTTCGACGGTATGAAGATTGATCGCTGCAGAAACGTAGAAATAACCAGCACGCTCAAAATCTATGTTACGGTATCGTCCGACAGAAGCGTGATCCTGCGAAACGCTGGCTGGGATCTGCAGAATAATCCGAacggatatttcaatttctgcgtACCGCTCAACTTGTTACTGGgattttgcgaggattacaaacgcgtggtgatcaacgctcgtcacgaattgATCTTGATACGAGCGCGCAACGACAACAATTCCGTGGTAGGAAGTCTCGCGTTGGAGCCTACTATCAAAATACTCAAGATACAatggcgaatgcctcacgtgGTATTGAACGAGATCGCCTTGGAAGACAGACGATATCTAAGTATGGgtttc